A section of the Branchiostoma lanceolatum isolate klBraLanc5 chromosome 19, klBraLanc5.hap2, whole genome shotgun sequence genome encodes:
- the LOC136425567 gene encoding cytochrome P450 2U1-like: MLFFRDLVDAFFDELEEENGVNDVSHLLPMVADLLTAGMETTATTLNWASLYMALYPDVQRKVQDELEAAVGKGRAPTLADVPKLPFTEATIKELQRICNVAPLAVPRMTATDVELRGYRIPKGTQVCMNLYTVHMDPKYFAEPEVFNPNRFLGDDGKVQKMEAFAPFSAGRRVCIGEQMARNELMIFFTTMMTHFTFKLPEGAPAPDTSKGKLGITLSPPDFEVLAVRRTSGDILESI; this comes from the exons ATGTTATTTTTCAGGGACCTTGTTGACGCCTTCTTTGATGAGCTGGAAGAGGAGAATGGAGTGAACGACGTGTCCCACCTGCTCCCGATGGTGGCCGATCTCCTCACAGCCGGTATGGAGACCACCGCCACCACCCTCAACTGGGCCTCCCTCTACATGGCGCTGTACCCTGACGTACAACGGAAGGTCCAAGACGAACTGGAGGCAGCAGTCGGAAAGGGTCGCGCCCCCACCTTAGCTGACGTCCCGAAACTTCCCTTCACCGAGGCGACGATCAAGGAGTTGCAGCGGATCTGTAACGTCGCGCCTCTAGCGGTTCCGAGGATGACAGCAACTGATGTCGAACTGAGAGGCTACCGCATCCCCAAAGGCACCCAG GTCTGCATGAACCTGTACACCGTTCACATGGACCCGAAGTATTTCGCGGAACCGGAAGTCTTCAATCCCAACAGGTTCCTGGGGGATGACGGGAAGGTTCAGAAGATGGAGGCATTTGCTCCCTTTTCTGCAG GTCGCCGGGTTTGTATCGGAGAGCAGATGGCCAGGAACGAGCTCATGATCTTCTTCACCACCATGATGACGCACTTCACCTTCAAACTGCCAGAGGGCGCCCCTGCACCGGACACAAGCAAGGGGAAGCTCGGGATCACATTGAGCCCGCCAGACTTCGAAGTTCTCGCCGTCCGGAGGACGAGTGGAGATATTCTCGAAAGCATTTAG
- the LOC136425855 gene encoding cytochrome P450 2F2-like has protein sequence METPCRRISEQNQDWWGKVLGRIKNPGLGIASMLHDEVTIVAGGIALIMLARFFLILGPMGTLLMTTLLLLSVQWLLRPRNFPPGPWGLPLLGNLHQIAVDPLKIMTEYGKKYGDVYSIRIGMDNVVILCGWDAFKEAIVNKADDFRLRPSHLYIYKEYANSRGIGFVNDATTHKLNRKFVLKTLKEFGLGKQTLEEDIAQEARYLCHQIYRHDGKPIGMMGSMLTKSSAGIILRLVFGKHYEWDDPEFKLFVGNITRGFDLMTMYGAIFNVYPWLRYIPYVKSLGQAVMDNMSDFKKLILEKIEQHRNSRVTGQPRSR, from the exons ATGGAAACGCCCTGCAGACGTATTTCCGAACAGAACCAGGACTGGTGGGGAAAAGTGCTCGGCAGAATCAAAAACCCAGGATTAGGGATAGCCAG CATGCTGCACGACGAGGTCACTATCGTGGCAGGAGGCATCGCCCTCATTATGCTCGCCAGGTTTTTCCTCATCCTCGGACCAATGGGAACCCTCCTCATGACCACGTTACTCCTCCTGTCCGTCCAATGGCTGCTCCGCCCGAGGAACTTCCCTCCCGGACCCTGGGGTCTGCCGTTGCTAGGCAACCTGCACCAGATCGCCGTCGACCCCCTCAAGATCATGACCGAATATGGAAAGAAGTATGGAGATGTGTACTCTATCAGG ATTGGAATGGACAATGTCGTGATACTCTGTGGCTGGGATGCCTTTAAAGAAGCCATCGTGAACAAAGCCGACGATTTCCGCCTGCGCCCCTCCCACCTCTACATCTACAAAGAATACGCAAACTCCAGGG GGATTGGTTTCGTCAACGACGCCACAACTCACAAGCTGAACCGAAAGTTCGTTCTCAAGACTCTGAAAGAATTCGGCCTCGGGAAACAAACCCTAGAAGAAGACATCGCCCAAGAGGCCCGCTATCTGTGTCACCAGATCTACAGGCATGACGGGAAACCGATAGGCATGATGGGAAGCATGCTGACCAAATCCTCCGCCGGTATCATCCTGCGCCTCGTTTTCGGGAAGCACTACGAATGGGACGACCCGGAGTTCAAACTCTTTGTGGGAAACATCACTCGAGGGTTCGACCTCATGACAATGTACGGCGCCATCTTTAACGTGTACCCGTGGCTGAGGTATATCCCTTACGTCAAAAGCCTGGGACAAGCTGTCATGGACAACATGTCGGACTTTAAGAAACTTATTTTGGAGAAGATTGAGCAACATCGGAACAGCCGAGTTACCGGGCAACCAAG GTCCCGTTGA